TGTGCCAGCGAATAGGGCGACTGCTCGGTGCCGACCTGACCCCAGCCCGGGCCCACCGCGTCATAGGCCATGATGGTCACGAAGTCGAACGAGGGCAGCGAGGAGACCGGGATCATCCCGCCCTCATAGGTGGCGGTGGCCGCGGTGATCAGCTTGCCCGGCAGCGCACTGCGCAGGTTCTGGATGAAGGGCGTGTAGTTGCCGGCCCGGTCGATGGCGGTGAGCAGCGCGCCTTCCAGGTCCACATCCACGCCGTCCAGGCCGTAGGTGTTGACGAACTGGGTCAGGCTGTTGACCACCGCCGCGCGGGAGCCGGGCTGCAGCAGGCTCTGCCAATCGCCGGAGCAGGCGGGAATCACACCGCCGGCCAGGGACACCAGCACCTTCACGCCGGCTGCATGCGCCTTCTGCACCACATAGCTGATGTCCGCGCCGGTGGCCGATTCCATGCAGGACGGATTGCCCCCGTTCAGGAAGCTGCCGCCGGGCGCGGGATTGGCGAAGGCGAGGTTCAGATGGGTCAGCTTGGTCAGGTCGGTCTTGTCCGCGACCGCACGCAGACCCTTGTAGGAGGGGATATAGCCCACGACCTTGGTCTGTGCGGCAGCCATTTCGGACAGGCCGCACAGGGCCAGGGCGGCGACCAGGAGATGACGGTTAAAAGACAGAGGCAGGCTCACGGCGCGATCCTTTGGTGGTGATGGAACGGCCGCAGGGGCCGGGGGTTGCGCCCAGCGCTGCCTGCCGAATCGCACGGCAGCGGCAGCAGCGTGATGCAGCGCGTACTGAACTGCGGCGGATTCTGTCCCGGTTTCTGAAAGCGGTTTCACCGTTTCCCACGTTTCAGCGACAACCGCAGCGAAACGAATGCAACAGGCGGTTGCCCCCGCCGCAGAATCGATCGGTTGAACGGCGGTGGACGTGATCGGTCCCGGTCCATACGGAATCGCCGCTGGCAAGGTGGTCACCTGTCAACTGTTCAGCCCGGTCCACTTCCCTATAGTGCGAGGGAATCCGCAGCGAAGGAGGCAAGGACGATGACGGAGGATGCCGACGACGGCCAACCAGCACCGCGGTGGCGAGCGTGTCCGCAGACTGGGCTCGGAGGGTGGCGATGGTTCGTTGAGATGTCCTTCGTGACCCTGCTGCTGATCGGCCTGTGGCTGCCTGCGGGCATCGCGGTGGCGGCGTCGACGTCGACCTCCGCCTCAACGGCCCATGGGGTGCCCCTCGCCGCGTCTTCCAGCGTCGCGACCTCCACGGCGGCATCGGCCGTGCCTGTCCCGCTGGCCGACATCCTGTCCCGGGCCGACCGGGACCAATGGGTCATCGATCGCATCCGTCGCCAACTGACCCGGTCGGACGTGTCGGACGGTTTGACCGAGGGTCTGGCGGTGCTGTCGAAGTCGGTGGAGGACAAGCGCCGCACCTACACCCCGGACGAGATCCGACAGCTGCCGGTGATTCGCCTCGAAAGCCTGGACCGGTACTGGGCCCTGGACGAGCGACGCTTCCAGCAGTGGCAGGCGGAGGCCGTGCGCCATCTGGCCCCGTTGGCCGAGGACGCCACCGTGCTGAACCGGATTCGTCTGCAGTGGGAGGCCACCCTGGCCGCGCAGACGCAGCTGCCGGCCGCATTGGCCGATCGCATTGCCGCGCTGCTGGCCGACCTGGCCGAGGCCGAACAAGGCGTGTCGCCCCGGCTGGCCCGGCAGATTGCCCTGGGACAGGAAGCCCGCGAATTGGCCGGCCGTATCCAGACCGGCCGCGATGCGGTCGGGGAAGTGATCGGGGTGGCCGACCAACGTCTGTTTCAACGCGACCTGCCGCCGTTGTGGGCCTCGGCGGCGGTGCCGCGTGCTTCGGCTGCATCGGCCGCATCGGCCACGGAAGTCTCGGAGTCGGGCCTGGACCTGGAGTCCAGTTTCGCGGCGGACTACCTGGCCGTTTCCACCCTCAAGATTCAGGCCACGACCGTGCTGCAGGTGTCGCTGCTGATCCTGATGCTGTGGGCCGCCCGGCGATCCAGGCGCGACGCGGCCCTGACCGCATCGGCGCCCTCCGCGATGCCACCGGTCGACGGGGCGACCGGTCACGTGCCGTCGTCATCCTTGCGGCCCGGCCGGTTGCTGAGCCGTCCGCTGTCGGCCTGGGTGCTGCTGGGCATGCTGGTGACCCTGCCGCTGCGCACCGATGCGCCGCTGATGACCCGGGAGCTTGCGGTCGTGATCGCCCTCGTCCCTGCGCTGCGGCTGTTCCCGGTCAGTTCGCTCAAGGACTGGTCGCCGATGCCCCAGATCGTGGTCATGCTCTACGCGCTGAAGTGGCTCTGCCTGCTGGCGTTGGACAACGCCCTGCTCTACCGGGTGCTGCTGCTCGGTCTGTCGATCCTGGCCCTGGCTTGGCTGGTGTACTGGCTGTGCACCGTCCATGCCGGGCCGCTGCTCGGCGTGGGGCCCTTGTCCCCCGCCTGGCGCGCCTTGGGCTGGAGCGCCGTCGCGATGCTGGGCGCCGGGGCGCTGGCGCAGATCAGCGGTCATGTCACCTTGGGCCAGACGCTGATCAACGGCGTGTTCGACCTGGCCTACCTCGGCCTGCTGCTTCATCTGGCGCAGTCGCTGCTGCTGGCGTTGTTGCAGCTGGTGATGGGCCCCGCAGCGGCATCGGCCTCCCGATCTCCGTTGTGGCGGACCCATGCCGGGCAGGTGGGCAAGCTGCTGGGCCGGGGGCTTCAATTCGCGGCCAAGGTCGGCTGGCTGATCTATGCGGCCAGCGTGCTGCGGCTGCTGCGGCCGGTGCAGTCGGCGGTGGAGGCGGTGCTGGGGCACCGCTTCGAGGTGGGGGAGATCTCGATCAGCCTGGGCGACCTGCTGGTGTTTGCGTTATCGGTGCTGCTGGCCTACGTCAGCGCGCGCCTGGTGCGCGGCCTGCTGCGGAACCGGCTCAACGACAACCCCGCATTGCCCCGCGGGGCCGGCAACAGCATCGCGTCGCTCAGCTACTACGCGGTGTTGATGCTGGGTTTCATGGTGGCACTGTCGGCCGCCGGGTTCAAGGTCAGTCAACTGGCCCTGGTGTTCGGGGCGCTGGGGGTCGGCATCGGCTTCGGGCTGCAGGGCATCGTCAGCAACTTCGTGTCCGGCCTGGTGCTGATGTTCGAGCGTCCCATCCAGCCCGGCGACATGATCGAGATCGGGGACATCCTGGGCCGTGTGCGCCACATCGGTCTGCGGGCGACGGTGCTGCGCACCGCCGACGGCGCCGATGTCGTGGTGCCCAACGGCGCGCTGCTGGCGGGCAACCTCAAGAACTGGACCATGTTCGATCGTCATCGGCGCATCGAGGTGCCGATCAGCGTGAGCTTCGGCTCCGATGTGGCGCAGGTGCTGACCACGCTGGATGCGGTGGCGCGCACCACCGCCGGCGTGGCCGAGGACCCGCCACCTGCCGCGCTGTTCATCGGTACCGGCACCAGCTCGCTGGACTTCTCGCTGCGGGTGTGGACCTGCGATTTCGATCAATGGATGACCGTTCGCAGCGGTCTGCTCGCGCGGGTGCTGGAGGCCTTCGGCGAAGCCGGCATCACGATTCCGTTCAGTCAGTTGGATGTGAATCTGCGGCAGGTGGTGGAGCCGGCCGCTGCGTCGACCCTGGGGCCTGCCGAGGGACCGTCGGCCGGGCCCACCGAAGCGCCGCCCATGCCTCCAGCGTCCCCTGCCGTGTCCTGAGCGCCGCACGGGCCGGGCGGCCGTGACGCAGTGACGCAGTGACCGTGGCACCGAGGCGATACCTGTGCGTCCCGTTGGGCAGATGCCCCACGGAGGGCCATGGGCGACTGCCGCTCGCTCAGCGCGCCCGCGACTTCGCAACCGCCTGCCGGCAGACATGGCGGCACGTCCTGACCCCTCGGTGTGCGCTCTGCCGCCCGGGGCAGCGTCGCGCGGCCTGGAAATTGCCCCCGCGTGCGTACGAAATTGATACCGTTTAGGTATTAACACTAGGCTGGTGATGCAAAAGAGTATCGTCGGTCGCCCATCAGGTACCAACCCGGAATTTCCGGATCGGTATCGTTCAGAGCCTCAATGCCTGCGCATCCCGGGCGTTGAACCTCATACCTACAAACCGGAGACTTCGATGCCTGCTTCCCTTCTTGTTGCGCCAGTCCGCCTGGCTGCGGCGGCTGCCGCTGTGGCCCTGTCGTTCGGCGGCCTGGCCCAGGCCCAGACCGAGCTGGTGATTGCCACCGTCAACAACGGCCACATGATCGAGATGCAAAAGCTCGGCAAGCATTTCGAGCAGGCCAATCCCGACATCAAGCTCAAGTGGGTCACGCTGGAAGAGGGCGTGCTGCGTCAGCGCGTGAC
The Roseateles amylovorans genome window above contains:
- a CDS encoding mechanosensitive ion channel family protein; this translates as MSFVTLLLIGLWLPAGIAVAASTSTSASTAHGVPLAASSSVATSTAASAVPVPLADILSRADRDQWVIDRIRRQLTRSDVSDGLTEGLAVLSKSVEDKRRTYTPDEIRQLPVIRLESLDRYWALDERRFQQWQAEAVRHLAPLAEDATVLNRIRLQWEATLAAQTQLPAALADRIAALLADLAEAEQGVSPRLARQIALGQEARELAGRIQTGRDAVGEVIGVADQRLFQRDLPPLWASAAVPRASAASAASATEVSESGLDLESSFAADYLAVSTLKIQATTVLQVSLLILMLWAARRSRRDAALTASAPSAMPPVDGATGHVPSSSLRPGRLLSRPLSAWVLLGMLVTLPLRTDAPLMTRELAVVIALVPALRLFPVSSLKDWSPMPQIVVMLYALKWLCLLALDNALLYRVLLLGLSILALAWLVYWLCTVHAGPLLGVGPLSPAWRALGWSAVAMLGAGALAQISGHVTLGQTLINGVFDLAYLGLLLHLAQSLLLALLQLVMGPAAASASRSPLWRTHAGQVGKLLGRGLQFAAKVGWLIYAASVLRLLRPVQSAVEAVLGHRFEVGEISISLGDLLVFALSVLLAYVSARLVRGLLRNRLNDNPALPRGAGNSIASLSYYAVLMLGFMVALSAAGFKVSQLALVFGALGVGIGFGLQGIVSNFVSGLVLMFERPIQPGDMIEIGDILGRVRHIGLRATVLRTADGADVVVPNGALLAGNLKNWTMFDRHRRIEVPISVSFGSDVAQVLTTLDAVARTTAGVAEDPPPAALFIGTGTSSLDFSLRVWTCDFDQWMTVRSGLLARVLEAFGEAGITIPFSQLDVNLRQVVEPAAASTLGPAEGPSAGPTEAPPMPPASPAVS